A genome region from Cucumis sativus cultivar 9930 chromosome 4, Cucumber_9930_V3, whole genome shotgun sequence includes the following:
- the LOC101217197 gene encoding mechanosensitive ion channel protein 10, with product MDVSGNKGIRRGSSQKESGNGGEVVVQLSGVENECSVPKQNRADSQTKEPTGSSVGYDNASPLAPTPNKPPKIPISNGTLTPRRSLRRSTLSKPKSRFGEQSCFIDSDMLEEENHVSLREQIGATSSRSSNLNTPKAQPEGEDDGNMGSNAKHKKVKVKTVIKWIGVFCIISCLVASLTVNPLKNRFLWGLKVWKWCLLATVILCGLIFTRWVMNVVVFLIERNFLLKKKVLYFVHGLKKSVQVTLWLSLVLATWGSLFDRRNHMISSSRITAKILDAVTWTLASFLIGAFLWLIKTLLLKILASKFHMNRFFDRIQESLFLHHVLQTLLRPPLVEDESTAKFRCCRFCFESKKPDRKKVIDMGKIHELKREKVSAWTMKVLVDAVTSSEMSVSQILDDESYRDVADGDITNEMKVAKEAAKEIFKNVALPGNKFIEERDLLEFMIPEEVNLVWPHFEVDKTRKIDMKALTNWVVKVYQGRKTLAHALKDTKTAVKQLNNLITALIIVVTAVIWLLLMEIATTKVLVFLLTQLAVAAFMFGNTCKTAFEALIFVFVMHPFDVGDRCVVDGVQLLVEEMNILTTVFLKLNNEKVYYPNSVLATKPITNYYRSPDMGDTVEFSIGFETPVERIGAMKEQIKRYLEENPQHWYPNHNVVVKEIENVNKIKIALYTNHTMNFQDWAEKNRRRTKLVMELKRIFEELKINYNLLPQTVHLFPVEGH from the exons ATGGATGTGAGCGGAAATAAAGGTATTCGAAGAGGTTCGTCTCAGAAGGAGAGTGGAAATGGAGGTGAAGTTGTGGTTCAGCTTAGCGGCGTTGAAAATGAGTGCTCTGTTCCGAAGCAAAACAGAGCCGATTCACAAACCAAAGAGCCGACCGGTTCAAGCGTTGGCTATGACAACGCTTCACCACTCGCTCCCACTCCGAATAAGCCACCGAAAATCCCAATTTCAAATGGAACCCTCACGCCCAGAAGGTCTCTGAGAAGATCAACTCTTTCCAAACCCAAATCCAGATTTGGGGAACAGTCATGTTTTATCGATTCAGACATGCTTGAGGAGGAGAATCATGTGTCGTTGAGAGAACAAATCGGTGCAACTTCATCCAGAAGCTCAAATCTCAACACGCCGAAGGCCCAACCTGAGGGAGAGGATGATGGGAATATGGGGTCGAATGCAAAGCACAAGAAAGTGAAGGTGAAGACAGTGATTAAGTGGATTGGAGTTTTTTGCATAATTAGTTGCTTGGTGGCTAGCTTGACTGTCAACCCTTTGAAGAATCGCTTCCTTTGGGGTTTGAAGGTTTGGAAATGGTGTTTACTTGCTACTGTGATTTTGTGTGGATTGATATTTACTCGTTGGGTTATGAATGTGGTTGTCTTTTTGATAGAGAGGAACTTTTTGCttaagaaaaaagtactttattttgttcatGGGTTGAAGAAGAGTGTCCAAGTTACCCTTTGGTTGTCATTGGTTCTTGCTACATGGGGGTCCTTGTTTGATCGAAGAAACCATATGATTTCTAGTTCGAGGATCACTGCTAAGATTTTGGATGCTGTTACATGGACTTTGGCAAGCTTTCTTATAGGGGCATTCTTGTGGTTGATTAAAACATTGTTGCTGAAAATACTGGCCTCCAAGTTCCATATGAACCGATTTTTCGACAGAATTCAGGAATCTCTTTTCCTTCATCACGTTCTACAAACCCTCTTGAGGCCTCCTCTAGTGGAGGATGAAAGTACTGCCAAGTTCAGGTGTTGTCGATTTTGTTTTGAGAGTAAAAAACCAGACCGTAAAAAGGTGATTGACATGGGAAAGATTCACGAGCTGAAGCGAGAAAAGGTTTCAGCTTGGACAATGAAGGTACTGGTTGATGCAGTTACTAGTTCAGAGATGTCGGTCTCACAAATACTTGACGATGAAAGCTACAGAGATGTCGCCGATGGTGATATCACAAATGAGATGAAAGTTGCCAAAGAAGCCGCGAAAGAGATCTTCAAAAATGTTGCTCTTCCTGGAAACAA GTTCATAGAGGAAAGGGATCTTCTGGAATTCATGATTCCAGAAGAAGTTAACCTTGTGTGGCCACACTTTGAGGTAGATAAGACAAGGAAGATTGACATGAAAGCTCTAACAAATTGGGTG GTGAAGGTTTATCAAGGGAGGAAAACTCTAGCACATGCTTTGAAAGACACTAAAACAGCAGTGAAGCAATTGAACAATTTAATAACAGCGCTTATTATAGTAGTAACAGCTGTTATTTGGCTTCTGTTGATGGAAATTGCTACAACCAAAGTACTCGTCTTCCTTCTAACTCAGCTTGCAGTGGCAGCTTTCATGTTTGGAAACACTTGCAAGACTGCATTTGAAGCTCTAATCTTTGTGTTTGTGATGCATCCATTTGATGTCGGGGACAGATGTGTTGTCGATGGTGTCCAG CTGTTGgttgaagaaatgaatatCTTGACAACAGTCTTCTTGAAGCTCAACAATGAGAAGGTGTATTATCCCAACTCAGTTTTGGCAACAAAGCCCATCACTAACTACTACAGAAGTCCAGACATGGGTGACACCGTCGAATTCTCAATCGGTTTTGAAACACCAGTGGAGAGGATTGGGGCCatgaaagaacaaataaaGAG GTATTTGGAGGAGAATCCACAACACTGGTATCCAAATCATAATGTGGTGGTGAAGGAGATCGAAAACGTAAATAAGATCAAGATTGCTCTTTATACAAATCACACCATGAATTTTCAAGACTGGGCTGAGAAGAACCGACGAAGAACCAAGCTCGTGATGGAGTTGAAGAGAATATTTGAAGAACTGAAGATCAACTACAATCTTCTGCCTCAAACAGTTCATCTCTTCCCAGTTGAGGGGCACTGA
- the LOC101217429 gene encoding LOW QUALITY PROTEIN: mechanosensitive ion channel protein 10 (The sequence of the model RefSeq protein was modified relative to this genomic sequence to represent the inferred CDS: substituted 1 base at 1 genomic stop codon), whose protein sequence is MMDVDISNPSKVVPRSSPPKESENGGQFVVELSGVENGYSVQEQNKVNSQTNELIDSSISYGNDSQLANKPQNISSSNGNLILRRAILSKAKSRFGVQPVYTDSNMFEEENYPSSREQIGETSSRNFTHNTQKATPEKKDEKHKKVKVKTVIKWIGVFCIISCLVASLTVNPLKNRFLWGLKVWKWCLLATVILCGLLFTRWVMNVVVFLIEKNFLFKKKVLYFVHGLKKSVQVTLWLTLVLATWESLFDRRNHMVSNSGINAKVLDLVTWTLVSLLIGAFLWLIKTLLLKIVASKFHMNRFFDRIQESIFHHHILQTLLMARTQEDESFAEFRCCRFSFESKKSDCQKAINIEKILQLKREKVSAWKMKTLVDAVTSSEMSISKTLDESYRNADDGEITDEMKVAKQTAKKIFKNVAPGKKXETFFFACDLLFKLMLIYDQFPFVRFIEEKDLLKFMIDEAEVNLLWPHFEVDKTKKIDMKGLTNWVVKVYQGRKTLAHALKDTKTAVKQLNNLVAALIVVVTAVIWLLLMEIATTKVLVFLLTQLAVAAFMFGNTCKNTFEGLIFVFVMHPFDVGDLCVVDGIQLLVEEMNILTTVFLKLNNEKVYYPNSVLATKPITNYYRSPDMGDTIEFSISFTTPLEKIGVMKEKIKRYLEDNPQHWYPNHSVVVQEIENVNKIKIALYTNHTMNFQDWTEKNQRRTELVMELKRIFEELKINYNLLPQTVHLFPIEGH, encoded by the exons ATGATGGATGTGGACATCAGTAATCCTTCAAAAGTTGTTCCAAGAAGTTCGCCTCCAAAGGAGAGTGAAAATGGAGGTCAATTTGTGGTTGAGCTTAGCGGAGTTGAAAATGGATACTCTGttcaagaacaaaacaaagtcAATTCACAGACCAACGAGCTGATTGATTCTAGTATTAGCTATGGCAACGATTCACAACTCGCGAATAAGCCACAGAATATCTCAAGTTCAAATGGAAACCTCATACTAAGAAGAGCAATCCTTTCGAAAGCCAAATCCAGATTTGGAGTACAACCAGTTTATACAGATTCAAACATGTTTGAGGAGGAGAATTATCCGTCGTCAAGAGAGCAAATCGGGGAAACTTCATCTAGAAACTTTACTCACAACACGCAGAAGGCCACACCCgagaaaaaagatgagaagCACAAGAAAGTGAAGGTGAAGACAGTGATCAAGTGGATTGGAGTTTTTTGCATAATTAGTTGCTTAGTGGCTAGCTTGACTGTTAACCCTTTGAAGAATCGCTTCCTTTGGGGTTTGAAGGTCTGGAAATGGTGTTTACTTGCTACTGTGATTTTGTGTGGATTGTTATTTACTCGTTGGGTTATGAATGTGGTTGTCTTTTTGATAGAGAAGAACTtcttgtttaagaaaaaagtactttattttgttcatGGGTTGAAGAAGAGTGTCCAAGTTACCCTTTGGTTAACATTGGTTCTTGCTACATGGGAGTCACTGTTTGATCGGAGAAACCATATGGTTTCAAATTCGGGGATCAATGCTAAAGTTTTAGATCTTGTTACGTGGACTTTGGTAAGCCTTCTTATAGGGGCATTCCTGTGGTTGATTAAAACATTGTTGCTGAAAATAGTGGCCTCCAAGTTCCATATGAACCGATTTTTCGACAGAATACAGGAATCCATTTTCCATCATCATATTCTACAAACCCTCTTGATGGCTCGTACACAGGAGGATGAAAGTTTTGCCGAGTTCAGGTGTTGTCGATTTTCTTTTGAGAGTAAAAAATCAGACTGTCAAAAGGCGATTAACATAGAAAAGATTCTCCAGCTGAAGCGAGAGAAGGTTTCGGCTTGGAAAATGAAGACATTGGTTGATGCAGTTACTAGTTCAGAGATGTCAATATCAAAAACACTCGATGAAAGCTACCGAAATGCTGATGATGGTGAGATCACAGACGAGATGAAAGTTGCCAAACAAACAGCTAAGAAGATCTTCAAAAATGTTGCTCCTGGAAAGAAGTGagaaactttcttttttgcttgTGATCTTTTGTTCAAACTCATGTTAATATATGACCAATTCCCTTTTGTTAGGTTCATAGAGGAAAAGGATCTTCTAAAATTCATGATCGATGAAGCAGAAGTTAATCTTCTGTGGCCACACTTTGAGGTAGATAAGACAAAGAAGATTGACATGAAAGGCCTAACAAATTGGGTG GTGAAGGTTTATCAAGGGAGGAAAACTCTAGCACATGCCTTGAAAGACACTAAAACAGCAGTGAAGCAATTGAATAATTTAGTAGCAGCGCTTATTGTAGTAGTGACAGCTGTTATTTGGCTTCTGTTGATGGAAATTGCTACAACCAAAGTACTCGTCTTCCTTCTAACTCAGCTTGCAGTGGCAGCTTTCATGTTTGGAAACACTTGCAAGAATACATTTGAAGGTCTAATCTTTGTGTTTGTGATGCATCCATTTGATGTAGGGGACCTTTGTGTTGTCGATGGCATCCAG CTGTTGGTTGAAGAAATGAACATCTTGACAACAGTCTTCTTGAAACTCAACAATGAGAAGGTGTATTATCCCAACTCAGTTTTGGCTACAAAACCCATCACTAACTACTACAGAAGTCCAGACATGGGTGACACCATCGAATTCTCAATCAGTTTCACAACGCCATTGGAGAAGATTGGGgtcatgaaagaaaaaataaagag GTATTTGGAGGATAATCCACAACACTGGTACCCAAATCATAGTGTGGTGGTGCAGGAgattgaaaatgtaaataagaTAAAGATCGCTCTTTATACGAACCACACCATGAACTTTCAAGATTGGACTGAGAAGAACCAACGAAGAACAGAGCTCGTGATGGAGTTAAAGAGAATTTTTGAAGAACTGAAGATCAACTACAATCTTCTGCCTCAAACAGTTCATCTCTTCCCAATTGAGGGGCACTGA